The stretch of DNA TCTGTAAATGTCAGCAGGAGTCCTAATGGTAGGCAGCTCCTGGGCAGATTGACCACTGCCAGGGCTGTTCTTTCGTTTACGTttggcttcttctttcttttcactgaATTTCAAAGTGGTATTTTTTCCAGTATTTATTTGGACCCTCTTAGGTTCAACagtatgagaaaaatatattgttGGTACAGCATGATCTCCAACCCCTAAAGCATCATGGTCATCATTTTCATTATCACCATCGTCATcttcgtcatcatcatcatcatcatcatcatcatcatcatcatcttcattatTACTAGGACAGGGATTTGAACCATTCATTGAACAATTCAACTGATTATTCACTTGACCACTGAATAATTCTGAATTTGCAAAATCCTCATGACAACTGCCTGGAGTATGACAGTCTGTTACTCGCTGAGTCCCATTCCCACGTGGATTTAGATCTCCTTTGTCCTCTTCAGAAGAAGTTGCATCTTCTCCATTTGCAGTCCCAGAATCAGGCTGACTATCAAGTTCACCCAGCAATTTTTCTTGTCGCTCTAGTTCTTCAAGTCGAGCCCACAGTTTCTCATCAGCAAGCAAATCATTAGATTTTACACCACTTGAATTAAAATCTGCTTCAAAAATATCTGAAGTTTTGGGTTTGGAGTGAGGTTTATGGGCAATTCAGTGTTTTACTTTAAATTGAAagtcacttttaatttcttctcttatgTCAACAATATCACCTGCAGCATCACTCATTTTCTGCAAATCTTCTGTGAATTCAACTCTGGACTCAAAATTTttcaacactttttaaaaatcatctattGTTTTTCTTACATGTTCTTTTCTGCGTTCAACTAAGTCTACAGCCTGCTTTGCTGAGCACTTTGCAAACCAGTTGTCCCCAAGTAAAACAGTGACTTCATTAGTATGGACAAGTTTTCCTGGCATGAAGGCAAAGGGGCCAAATGGTACCATGATGTTATAAGACAACTTATCAGGCAATGTACTGAGTCTTTCTTGAAGGGCATTATAGTCATTACCTTCTTCCAACGCTGGATTTTCTCTCGGCAGTCAGTGACCACCTTCTCCCGCTCCTCGCGGAGCCGC from Tamandua tetradactyla isolate mTamTet1 chromosome 17, mTamTet1.pri, whole genome shotgun sequence encodes:
- the LOC143661734 gene encoding LOW QUALITY PROTEIN: unconventional prefoldin RPB5 interactor 1-like (The sequence of the model RefSeq protein was modified relative to this genomic sequence to represent the inferred CDS: inserted 1 base in 1 codon; substituted 2 bases at 2 genomic stop codons) encodes the protein MEAPLDPGPQASASASASLCAPEVARLREEREKVVTDCREKIQRWKKXNDYNALQERLSTLPDKLSYNIMVPFGPFAFMPGKLVHTNEVTVLLGDNWFAKCSAKQAVDLVERRKEHVRKTIDDFXKVLKNFESRVEFTEDLQKMSDAAGDIVDIREEIKSDFQFKVKHXIAHKPHSKPKTSDIFEADFNSSGVKSNDLLADEKLWARLEELERQEKLLGELDSQPDSGTANGEDATSSEEDKGDLNPRGNGTQRVTDCHTPGSCHEDFANSELFSGQVNNQLNCSMNGSNPCPSNNEDDDDDDDDDDDDDEDDDGDNENDDHDALGVGDHAVPTIYFSHTVEPKRVQINTGKNTTLKFSEKKEEAKRKRKNSPGSGQSAQELPTIRTPADIYRVFVAVVNGEEYVPHKSILKSRSRENSICSDTSESSAAEVDDRPGVLRSISCEEATCSDTSEGILEEQQQENHQNKLLPLSGTPEAFSGPVIEKEFLLPSLTPHPAIAHPVLHTIPERKEFLSDVSEETTKRVSKFKAARLQQKN